One segment of Gammaproteobacteria bacterium DNA contains the following:
- a CDS encoding type IV pilus twitching motility protein PilT, giving the protein MDIAELLAFSVKNQASDLHLSAGEPPMIRVDGDIRRINVPPLDHKEVHALIYDIMDDKQRKDFEEFMETDFSIEIPNLARFRVNAFNQYRGASAAFRTIPTRILTLDELGCPPVFKDVCEYSRGLVLVTGPTGSGKSTSLAAMIDYVNETRYGHILTIEDPIEFVHTSKRCIVNQREVHRNTLGFSTALRSALREDPDVVLVGEMRDPETIRLALTASETGHLVFGTLHTSSAAKTLDRIIDVFPAGEKEMVRSMVSESLRAVVSQVLLKKVGGGRVAAHEIMIGTPAIRNLIRENKIPQMYSAIQTGNQLGMQTLDQTLHDMVRRGIVAPSEARASAANKDHFQ; this is encoded by the coding sequence ATGGATATAGCAGAGTTGCTCGCGTTTAGTGTTAAGAACCAGGCATCTGACCTTCATCTCTCTGCTGGCGAGCCTCCCATGATCCGTGTCGACGGCGATATCCGCCGCATCAACGTGCCGCCGTTGGATCACAAGGAAGTCCATGCCCTGATTTACGACATTATGGACGATAAACAACGTAAAGATTTTGAGGAATTCATGGAGACCGATTTTTCCATCGAGATTCCGAACCTGGCCCGTTTCAGGGTAAACGCCTTTAATCAGTATCGCGGCGCCAGCGCAGCCTTTCGTACCATACCCACGCGCATCCTCACCCTGGATGAGTTAGGCTGCCCGCCAGTGTTTAAAGATGTCTGCGAATATTCTCGCGGACTGGTACTGGTGACCGGCCCAACCGGCTCGGGTAAATCGACTTCACTCGCGGCCATGATCGACTATGTCAACGAAACCCGTTATGGCCATATTTTAACGATAGAAGACCCGATCGAATTCGTACACACCAGTAAGCGCTGCATCGTCAATCAACGTGAGGTGCACCGTAACACCCTCGGATTCAGTACTGCATTGCGCTCCGCCCTACGTGAAGACCCGGATGTAGTGCTCGTCGGTGAGATGCGTGACCCGGAAACCATACGCCTCGCTTTGACCGCCTCCGAAACCGGTCACCTGGTTTTCGGTACCCTGCACACCAGTTCTGCGGCCAAGACCCTCGACCGTATCATCGACGTCTTCCCGGCCGGTGAAAAAGAGATGGTGCGCTCGATGGTGTCCGAATCCTTGCGCGCGGTCGTCTCGCAAGTGCTGCTGAAAAAAGTCGGTGGGGGACGCGTGGCCGCACATGAAATCATGATCGGTACACCAGCCATCCGTAACCTGATACGCGAAAACAAGATCCCGCAGATGTATTCTGCGATCCAGACCGGTAACCAATTGGGCATGCAGACGCTGGATCAGACATTGCATGACATGGTACGCCGCGGCATCGTCGCGCCTTCCGAGGCACGCGCGTCGGCGGCCAATAAAGATCACTTTCAATAA
- a CDS encoding PilT/PilU family type 4a pilus ATPase: MDFMSLLKLMKERRASDLFISAGFPPSLKIDGKLTPVSTTSLSAEQARDIILRTMTPLQKRDFERTSESNFALSLPDAGRFRVNVFRHQTQLGMVLRRIETEIPDLQSLGLPPTMAELAMYRQGLVLIVGATGTGKTTTLAAMIQHRNRHSQGHIIAIEDPIEFIHKPEGCIITQREIGIDTESYESALRNTLRQAPDMIVIGEIRSRETMQQAMEFAETGHLCVATLHAANTTQAIERILSFFPEDNRAQVLLDLSLNLRAIAAQRLVLASDHKGRHVAVETLINTPLVASMLRKGEITYLREAIQKSTELGMKLMDHALFELVCADLISHEEALTHADSANELRLMIKLNTPHKPAATKFRRIALLEKR; this comes from the coding sequence ATGGACTTTATGTCCTTGCTTAAACTTATGAAGGAACGCCGCGCGTCAGATTTATTTATCAGCGCCGGTTTCCCACCCAGTCTCAAAATTGATGGCAAACTCACGCCGGTCTCGACCACCAGTCTGTCTGCGGAACAAGCACGCGATATTATTCTGCGCACCATGACGCCGCTGCAAAAGCGCGATTTCGAACGCACCTCAGAATCGAATTTTGCCCTCAGCCTGCCCGACGCCGGACGTTTTCGTGTGAATGTGTTTCGCCATCAAACCCAGTTGGGTATGGTTTTGCGCCGCATTGAAACCGAGATCCCGGATCTGCAAAGCCTGGGGCTACCACCGACTATGGCCGAGCTGGCGATGTATCGACAGGGTTTGGTGCTCATCGTTGGCGCCACCGGCACCGGTAAAACCACCACCCTGGCGGCGATGATTCAACACCGCAATCGTCATAGTCAGGGGCATATTATCGCCATCGAAGACCCTATCGAGTTTATTCACAAGCCCGAGGGGTGCATCATCACCCAACGTGAAATCGGCATCGATACCGAGAGTTATGAATCCGCCTTGCGCAATACCCTGCGCCAGGCGCCGGATATGATTGTCATCGGTGAAATTCGCAGTCGTGAGACGATGCAACAGGCCATGGAGTTTGCGGAGACCGGGCATCTTTGCGTTGCGACGCTACATGCGGCCAACACCACCCAGGCCATCGAACGTATATTGAGTTTCTTTCCTGAGGATAATCGCGCACAGGTATTGCTGGATTTGTCTCTGAACCTGCGTGCGATTGCCGCGCAACGTCTGGTCCTGGCCAGCGATCATAAAGGCCGTCACGTCGCCGTGGAAACGCTGATCAACACCCCGCTGGTGGCAAGCATGTTACGCAAGGGCGAGATTACTTATCTGCGAGAAGCGATACAGAAGTCCACCGAGTTGGGTATGAAGCTAATGGACCATGCCCTGTTCGAGCTGGTCTGCGCAGACTTGATCAGTCATGAAGAAGCACTTACTCACGCCGATTCGGCGAATGAATTGCGCCTGATGATCAAACTCAACACCCCACACAAACCCGCCGCCACAAAGTTTCGACGTATTGCGCTGCTCGAAAAACGCTAG
- a CDS encoding methyl-accepting chemotaxis protein, translating to MKNSHSVSAGEMAAHLSVNKTQVRVDRQLVVVTWVLMLYSLALASWHDTWNAALWIGLPAALVPTALSILVPGSQAMRVSIATSFMVFSGLTIHQAHGMIETHFIIFALLAFLLAYRDWLTVVVAAGVIAVHHLAFNYLQVADFGVFVFEQNTGFGIVMIHAAFVVFETAVLVYLAHQSQKEAQQDEQLRLLAEMLQVKGGVVDLSPRLDGHTAFANRFNEYIHTIAETISNARSTAENVLEVTQNAAEMSTRSAEGVKRQHREVDLAATAINEMAATVQEVARSTNDAADAAEEAAKLAKDGSSAMGSASQRISELDREIQRASDAMKILEADSNQIGAVLDVIKGIAEQTNLLALNAAIEAARAGEQGRGFAVVADEVRTLASRTQDSTSEIQTMIEKLHSGTRHAVSAMEAGQNQMQNTREETESARSKLDAIVSAVIRINDMNRQIASAAEEQSSVSEEINKNVVSIRDIAEQTASSAMHSQDAFSRLNSQGEEMLNLVNRFKTE from the coding sequence GTGAAAAATAGTCACAGCGTGTCAGCAGGCGAGATGGCGGCACATTTGAGTGTGAACAAGACGCAGGTTCGGGTCGACCGACAGCTGGTTGTCGTAACCTGGGTGTTGATGTTGTATTCCCTGGCGTTGGCCTCGTGGCATGACACCTGGAATGCGGCACTTTGGATAGGCTTGCCGGCGGCGCTGGTGCCAACAGCTTTGAGTATATTGGTACCCGGTAGTCAGGCCATGCGTGTGTCCATAGCCACCAGTTTTATGGTGTTTTCGGGTCTGACTATTCACCAGGCCCACGGCATGATCGAAACCCATTTCATCATCTTTGCCCTGCTTGCTTTTCTGCTCGCCTATCGTGACTGGTTGACTGTTGTCGTTGCGGCGGGCGTCATCGCTGTGCATCACTTGGCATTTAATTATCTACAGGTTGCCGATTTTGGTGTTTTCGTGTTCGAACAGAACACAGGATTTGGCATCGTGATGATTCACGCGGCATTTGTGGTGTTTGAAACTGCAGTACTGGTCTATCTGGCGCATCAGTCACAAAAAGAAGCGCAACAGGACGAACAACTGCGTTTACTGGCTGAAATGTTACAGGTGAAAGGTGGGGTGGTGGATTTGTCTCCTCGCCTTGACGGCCATACCGCTTTTGCCAATCGATTTAACGAATACATACACACGATTGCTGAAACAATTAGTAATGCACGTTCGACGGCAGAAAATGTCCTTGAGGTCACGCAGAACGCGGCTGAGATGTCTACTCGCTCAGCGGAAGGGGTAAAGCGTCAGCATCGTGAAGTTGACCTGGCGGCCACGGCGATAAATGAAATGGCTGCTACGGTACAAGAAGTGGCGCGTAGTACCAATGATGCTGCCGATGCGGCAGAAGAAGCGGCCAAGCTTGCAAAAGACGGCAGCTCAGCGATGGGTAGCGCATCACAACGTATTTCTGAGCTGGATCGCGAAATACAACGTGCCTCGGACGCGATGAAGATATTGGAAGCCGATAGCAACCAGATTGGAGCGGTGCTTGATGTTATTAAAGGCATTGCCGAACAGACAAATCTGCTCGCATTGAATGCGGCGATCGAAGCGGCACGCGCGGGTGAGCAGGGGCGCGGTTTTGCTGTCGTTGCTGACGAAGTACGCACGCTAGCCAGTCGTACGCAGGATTCCACTAGTGAAATTCAGACCATGATCGAAAAATTGCACAGCGGAACACGTCACGCCGTCAGTGCAATGGAGGCCGGTCAAAACCAGATGCAGAATACGCGTGAGGAAACTGAATCGGCGCGTTCTAAACTTGATGCAATTGTTTCTGCGGTTATACGTATCAACGATATGAATCGCCAGATTGCGTCGGCAGCAGAAGAACAGAGTTCAGTTTCGGAAGAAATCAATAAGAACGTGGTCAGCATACGCGACATCGCCGAGCAAACTGCGTCGTCAGCCATGCACAGCCAGGATGCCTTTAGTCGTCTTAATTCTCAGGGCGAAGAGATGCTTAATCTCGTGAATCGCTTCAAGACCGAATAG
- a CDS encoding dihydroorotase — MSKIRISAGRVIDPANKVDKQADVFIADGKILAIGNAPEGFHADETVDAKGKIVCPGLVDLAVALREPGYEYKATIESETFAAARSGVTTLCCPPDTNPVIDTPSVVESITQRARQAGYARVFCLGALSKNLEGAQISEMAAIKEAGCVGVSNANRTIKNTLVMRRALEYASSHDITVFIQPSDPWLTGNGFAHEGPVATRLGLIGIPEIAETIAVSRDLALVELTGARVHFCRLSSANAVRMVARATFDGLPVTADVAAHQLHLLDIDVGGFDSNYHVMPPLRSARDRDGLRKGLADGVLSAVCSDHQPHDFDSKTGPLAETAAGISSIETLLPLMLKLVDEKVLTLSEAIAFVTHKPAGVIGVDVGTLGIGKAADVCVFDADAYWMLTANSMLSEGKNSPFVGRELLGQVDLTILNGNIVYRREA, encoded by the coding sequence GTGAGTAAGATTCGTATCAGCGCTGGCCGGGTAATTGATCCGGCAAACAAGGTGGATAAGCAGGCGGATGTTTTTATCGCCGATGGAAAAATTCTTGCGATAGGTAATGCACCCGAAGGTTTTCATGCAGACGAAACTGTTGATGCGAAGGGAAAAATTGTTTGCCCCGGTCTGGTGGATTTAGCCGTCGCCTTGCGCGAACCCGGATACGAATACAAAGCGACTATCGAAAGCGAAACTTTCGCTGCCGCACGCAGTGGAGTGACCACATTGTGTTGTCCTCCGGATACCAATCCGGTTATCGACACACCTTCGGTTGTCGAATCCATTACTCAGCGTGCGCGTCAGGCTGGTTATGCGCGAGTGTTTTGTCTTGGCGCCCTGAGTAAAAATCTGGAAGGTGCGCAAATCAGTGAAATGGCCGCGATAAAAGAGGCGGGATGCGTGGGCGTGAGCAATGCCAATCGCACAATCAAAAATACGCTGGTAATGCGGCGTGCACTGGAATATGCGAGCAGTCACGATATTACCGTATTTATACAGCCCTCTGATCCCTGGTTGACAGGAAATGGATTTGCACATGAAGGGCCGGTGGCGACGCGTTTGGGTTTGATTGGAATTCCTGAAATTGCTGAAACTATCGCTGTTTCGCGTGATCTTGCATTAGTTGAATTGACAGGCGCGCGTGTGCACTTCTGTCGACTTTCATCGGCAAATGCCGTACGCATGGTTGCACGCGCGACATTCGATGGTTTGCCAGTGACTGCCGATGTTGCCGCACATCAATTGCATTTACTCGATATTGATGTTGGCGGATTCGACAGCAATTATCATGTTATGCCACCGCTACGCAGTGCGCGTGATCGTGATGGTTTGCGTAAAGGATTAGCCGATGGCGTCTTGTCTGCCGTGTGTTCAGATCATCAACCACATGACTTTGATAGTAAAACCGGGCCACTGGCGGAAACTGCTGCGGGAATTTCGTCGATTGAAACGCTATTGCCATTGATGCTGAAACTGGTGGACGAAAAAGTATTGACGCTATCGGAAGCAATCGCCTTTGTTACGCACAAGCCTGCGGGTGTTATCGGTGTTGATGTAGGCACCTTGGGTATTGGCAAAGCCGCCGATGTTTGTGTATTTGATGCGGATGCCTACTGGATGTTAACGGCGAATAGCATGTTAAGCGAAGGCAAGAACTCGCCATTTGTGGGTCGCGAATTATTGGGACAGGTTGATTTAACGATATTGAACGGCAATATTGTTTATCGTCGCGAAGCATGA
- a CDS encoding aspartate carbamoyltransferase catalytic subunit — MGYRDNIQLTADKQLKHFISIEGLPRKILVDILDTAETFSSVGQQAVKKVPILRGKTIVNLFFENSTRTRTTFELAAKRLTADVLNFNISVSATSKGESLLDTLRNLEAMQCDMFVVRHAQSGAAHFIARHAPEHISVINAGDGHHAHPTQAMLDMFTLRRHFGEFARLKVAIVGDILHSRVARSQIHALTTLGVDEVRVIAPKTLIPAGIEDMGVHVYHNVCRGLEGVDAIIMLRLQKERMQGAFIPSEKEFFQQYGLTNERLQCAKPEAIVMHPGPINRGVEIASEVADGERSVILEQVTNGIAVRMAVMSMCMGSYSATREGS; from the coding sequence ATGGGTTATCGCGACAATATACAACTGACGGCAGATAAGCAGCTCAAACATTTCATCAGCATCGAAGGCCTGCCACGCAAGATACTGGTCGATATACTCGACACCGCCGAAACATTTAGTAGCGTCGGCCAACAGGCGGTGAAAAAGGTGCCGATCCTGCGCGGTAAAACCATTGTAAATCTCTTTTTTGAAAACAGCACGCGCACGCGCACCACATTTGAACTGGCGGCCAAACGCCTTACCGCCGATGTGTTGAATTTTAATATCAGCGTATCCGCGACAAGCAAAGGCGAGTCGCTACTCGATACCTTACGCAATCTCGAAGCCATGCAGTGCGATATGTTTGTAGTGCGACATGCGCAAAGTGGCGCGGCGCATTTTATTGCGCGTCATGCACCTGAACATATCAGCGTAATTAACGCCGGTGATGGACATCACGCGCACCCTACGCAGGCGATGCTCGATATGTTTACCTTGCGCCGTCACTTCGGCGAATTTGCGCGCCTCAAAGTGGCCATCGTCGGCGATATTTTGCATTCACGCGTAGCGCGTTCGCAAATACATGCGCTGACCACGCTCGGTGTCGACGAAGTTCGCGTTATTGCACCAAAGACATTGATTCCTGCGGGTATCGAAGACATGGGCGTGCATGTCTATCACAATGTTTGTCGCGGGCTTGAGGGTGTGGATGCCATCATCATGTTGCGCTTGCAGAAAGAACGTATGCAAGGCGCGTTTATCCCGAGTGAAAAAGAATTTTTTCAACAATATGGTTTGACCAATGAACGATTGCAATGCGCCAAACCGGAAGCCATCGTCATGCATCCCGGGCCGATAAATCGCGGAGTTGAGATTGCCTCCGAGGTCGCTGACGGAGAACGATCCGTTATCCTCGAACAGGTGACTAACGGAATTGCCGTACGCATGGCAGTGATGTCGATGTGCATGGGAAGTTACAGCGCAACACGGGAGGGTTCGTGA
- the pyrR gene encoding bifunctional pyr operon transcriptional regulator/uracil phosphoribosyltransferase PyrR: MTNHYDVDALIDALAEKVKTYLGAQAIDEPVIIGIHTGGAWIAEKLHQKLACRSPMGTLNISFYRDDFTRIGVHPQVKPSQIPLNVEGRDIILVDDVLYTGRTIRAALNEIFDYGRPNSVKLAVLVDRGGRELPIQADFAATTVELAEGQQLKLSGADPLELSIISV, translated from the coding sequence ATGACTAATCACTATGATGTGGACGCGCTCATCGATGCGCTGGCAGAAAAGGTAAAGACCTATCTTGGCGCCCAGGCCATCGACGAGCCGGTAATCATCGGCATACATACCGGGGGCGCATGGATAGCAGAGAAACTGCATCAAAAACTGGCTTGTCGTTCGCCTATGGGAACGCTGAACATTTCTTTTTATCGCGATGACTTTACTCGTATCGGTGTGCATCCCCAGGTAAAGCCCTCGCAAATCCCGCTCAATGTGGAAGGCAGGGATATCATACTGGTTGACGATGTTCTGTATACCGGGCGTACGATACGCGCGGCATTAAATGAGATTTTTGATTATGGGCGGCCGAACAGCGTGAAGCTGGCGGTGCTGGTCGACAGAGGCGGGCGCGAGTTGCCGATACAGGCGGATTTCGCCGCGACGACGGTCGAGCTTGCAGAAGGTCAACAACTCAAGCTCAGCGGAGCCGATCCTCTGGAGTTGAGTATTATTTCAGTTTAG
- the ruvX gene encoding Holliday junction resolvase RuvX: MPEPVIKTVLGFDFGMKRIGIAVGQTVTATARPLCVLKAQNGAPRWEEVSRVIEEWNPQALIVGRPLSMDGSPHEITQAAQRFGNRLNGRYHLPVYQVDERLSSFEAETLQQTGVGQEHGVDSVSAALILESWLEEYKRNND, encoded by the coding sequence ATGCCTGAACCCGTCATCAAAACAGTTCTCGGCTTTGATTTTGGAATGAAACGTATTGGCATTGCGGTTGGACAGACCGTGACGGCAACTGCACGCCCTCTGTGCGTGTTAAAGGCGCAGAACGGTGCGCCACGCTGGGAAGAAGTCAGTCGTGTCATCGAAGAATGGAATCCCCAGGCCTTGATCGTTGGTCGACCGCTGTCTATGGATGGCAGCCCACATGAGATAACGCAAGCTGCACAACGCTTTGGCAATCGCCTGAATGGCAGGTATCATTTACCGGTTTACCAAGTGGATGAACGCCTGAGTTCATTCGAAGCAGAAACCCTGCAACAAACAGGTGTTGGACAGGAGCATGGCGTAGATAGCGTATCCGCCGCGCTCATCCTGGAATCCTGGTTAGAGGAATATAAAAGGAACAATGACTAA
- a CDS encoding YqgE/AlgH family protein, giving the protein MTESHYLTGHFLIAMPALNDPNFFHSVAYICEHNDEGAMGLVINRPMSVSVGEVLSQLGFAWPSQEIADQIVMQGGPVETERGFVIHTPIGEWNATMEVTEEIGVSSSRDILEAIGRGEGPDRMLVALGYAGWGPGQLETEMAANTWLSVPALADIIFDTPHEKRWEEAARSVGVDLNLLSNDVGHA; this is encoded by the coding sequence ATGACTGAATCCCACTACCTGACGGGCCACTTCCTCATCGCCATGCCAGCCTTGAACGATCCCAATTTTTTTCATAGCGTTGCCTATATTTGTGAACACAATGATGAAGGCGCGATGGGGCTGGTAATAAATCGACCCATGTCTGTTTCTGTTGGCGAGGTGTTGAGTCAACTGGGTTTTGCGTGGCCAAGCCAGGAAATTGCGGATCAAATCGTGATGCAGGGTGGGCCGGTGGAAACCGAGCGCGGTTTTGTTATTCACACGCCGATTGGTGAGTGGAATGCGACCATGGAAGTGACGGAAGAAATTGGCGTATCGTCTTCGCGTGACATACTTGAGGCGATCGGTCGCGGGGAAGGCCCTGATCGTATGCTGGTTGCTTTGGGATATGCGGGTTGGGGCCCAGGACAGCTAGAAACGGAAATGGCCGCCAACACCTGGTTGAGTGTTCCGGCGCTAGCCGACATCATCTTCGACACACCACATGAAAAGCGCTGGGAAGAGGCCGCCCGTTCCGTAGGCGTGGATCTCAATCTTTTATCCAACGACGTTGGGCATGCCTGA
- a CDS encoding energy transducer TonB, with amino-acid sequence MNNGLSSQVLFINISDRFAISLVIALVVHAFVILFIGFGLGETEKSQLPQALEVTLVNTRTSKPVENAAYLAQSNQEGGGTSEDQVKPETLFPSMAPSETLNVTNPSPPVFIPPPSEPVSQTELLTQDTAKKTIATDEKLEEKKEGKRVTAAELISQSMDIASLEAEISNAVEIYAKRPRNKVVTAGTKEYQYAAYMDAWRRKVEKVGNLHYPAEARRRKLSGSVTMDVTLNDDGTIRRVEILRSSGHKMLDDAALSIVHLAAPYAPFSEDIKKEADVLHIIRTWKFLSSGVQAR; translated from the coding sequence ATGAACAATGGCCTGTCATCCCAGGTGTTGTTTATCAATATCAGCGATCGCTTTGCGATTTCGCTGGTTATTGCCCTTGTCGTGCACGCCTTCGTGATACTTTTCATCGGATTTGGCCTGGGTGAAACGGAAAAAAGCCAATTGCCGCAGGCCCTGGAAGTTACCCTCGTAAATACCCGCACCAGTAAACCCGTAGAAAACGCGGCCTATCTGGCACAGAGTAACCAGGAAGGCGGAGGCACCAGCGAAGATCAAGTCAAGCCGGAAACGCTGTTTCCTTCCATGGCGCCGAGCGAAACCTTGAATGTTACCAATCCGTCGCCGCCGGTCTTTATTCCTCCGCCGAGCGAACCGGTTTCGCAGACAGAATTGCTCACTCAGGATACAGCAAAGAAAACCATCGCCACCGATGAAAAACTCGAAGAAAAAAAAGAGGGCAAGCGAGTTACCGCTGCTGAGCTGATCAGTCAAAGCATGGACATCGCCAGTCTTGAAGCGGAGATTTCCAATGCAGTGGAAATCTACGCCAAACGACCGCGCAATAAGGTGGTAACGGCAGGCACCAAGGAATATCAATATGCGGCCTATATGGATGCCTGGCGTCGCAAAGTGGAAAAGGTTGGCAATCTTCATTATCCCGCCGAGGCAAGACGCCGCAAGCTTAGTGGCAGCGTTACTATGGATGTCACGCTGAATGATGACGGCACTATACGTCGCGTCGAAATATTGCGTAGCTCTGGACACAAAATGCTGGACGATGCCGCATTGTCGATAGTGCACCTGGCCGCGCCTTACGCGCCATTTAGTGAAGACATTAAGAAAGAGGCCGATGTATTACATATCATTCGAACCTGGAAGTTTTTAAGTAGCGGCGTGCAGGCGCGTTAA
- a CDS encoding Gx transporter family protein codes for MQLTLTPTAEDIRIARLAALAIAIHVLESALPSPLPGVKPGLANVITIAVYFLYGFRAAVWVSLLRVFVGSLLLGTFLTPTFALSLAGSIATLLMLFLLQPLKSCGLGPLGTAVLAAMSHITGQFLLAYWLFIPHAGVFTLYPPLLLMAVVFGVVTGLVSFNLLKRLSNEAKT; via the coding sequence ATGCAACTGACATTAACACCGACAGCAGAAGATATTCGCATAGCGCGTCTGGCAGCACTGGCGATCGCCATCCATGTGCTGGAGAGTGCCTTGCCCAGCCCGCTTCCCGGCGTCAAACCCGGATTGGCGAATGTCATCACCATCGCGGTGTATTTTCTGTACGGCTTTCGTGCGGCCGTGTGGGTGAGCTTGTTACGGGTATTTGTCGGTAGCCTGCTGCTGGGGACTTTTCTGACTCCCACTTTCGCTTTAAGCCTGGCGGGAAGCATCGCAACCTTGCTGATGTTATTTCTGTTGCAGCCCTTAAAGTCGTGTGGGCTGGGGCCTTTGGGAACGGCGGTGCTGGCCGCGATGTCACATATTACGGGCCAATTCTTGCTGGCATATTGGCTGTTTATTCCCCATGCCGGTGTGTTTACTTTATACCCACCGTTGCTGTTAATGGCAGTGGTGTTTGGCGTGGTGACCGGGCTGGTTTCATTCAATCTGTTAAAACGACTGAGTAACGAGGCAAAGACATGA
- a CDS encoding NusG domain II-containing protein, with translation MKIGILDKLIVLMAVGACVVSFAWFWQGRGDGVAQYVEVRSPGEVRRYSLLQDRHIHVETRHGSSEIVIEDGRTRFLRSSCNKQVCVLAGWLERAGQMAVCIPNGISLRLVGNQQYDAINF, from the coding sequence GTGAAAATCGGTATTCTCGACAAGCTGATTGTGTTGATGGCGGTCGGGGCCTGTGTCGTGTCGTTTGCCTGGTTTTGGCAGGGGCGCGGTGACGGCGTGGCGCAATATGTGGAAGTGCGCAGCCCCGGTGAGGTGCGGCGCTACTCACTATTGCAGGACAGGCATATCCATGTGGAAACCCGCCATGGTTCGAGCGAAATTGTGATTGAGGATGGGCGAACACGTTTCCTTCGGTCATCGTGTAACAAGCAAGTGTGTGTACTCGCGGGTTGGCTTGAGCGAGCGGGGCAGATGGCGGTGTGTATACCTAATGGCATAAGTTTGCGCCTCGTCGGTAACCAACAATATGACGCAATTAATTTCTAG
- a CDS encoding FAD:protein FMN transferase, with amino-acid sequence MPLNEGSPEKSHHSRWLSLLFSIPLLVSCSLGNDARVHSHQIFAFGTVIEVSHYTDNEKLAELALQKVEEDFTYLHRAWHPYEEGPLARVNSLLETGAPFSVAPSVLPLIIKGKELSSRSEGYFNPAIGKLVQLWGFDRMEEIKDMRPPDKAVLQQWLDSRPTMEGFDLDQLTLRGKNSAVKFDFGGFAKGYGIDRVIEELRKIGVNDVIVNAGGDLRAIGSKGGKPWNIGIRHPRNKGIVASIAIQGDESVFTSGDYERFFEQEGKRYHHILNPFTGMPATDFQSVTVVNMNAAVADAAATALFVAGIEHWQRIAKNMGVEQAMLIDQQGKVIITRALRKRVQFYDVADENIQVINDE; translated from the coding sequence ATGCCATTGAACGAAGGCTCGCCTGAAAAGTCGCATCACTCTCGGTGGCTGAGTCTGTTGTTCAGCATACCCTTGCTGGTCTCCTGTTCTCTGGGCAATGACGCCCGCGTTCACAGTCACCAGATCTTTGCCTTTGGCACTGTCATCGAAGTCTCCCATTACACCGATAATGAAAAACTGGCCGAACTTGCGCTCCAGAAAGTCGAAGAAGATTTCACCTATTTGCACCGCGCCTGGCATCCCTATGAAGAAGGGCCGTTGGCGCGGGTGAACAGTTTGCTGGAAACCGGGGCACCGTTTTCCGTCGCGCCATCGGTGCTTCCCCTCATTATCAAAGGCAAAGAACTGTCGTCGCGGAGTGAAGGTTATTTTAATCCCGCAATTGGCAAGCTAGTGCAGCTGTGGGGATTTGATCGCATGGAAGAGATCAAAGATATGCGGCCACCTGACAAAGCGGTATTGCAACAATGGCTGGATTCCCGTCCGACGATGGAAGGCTTCGACCTGGATCAATTGACGCTGCGTGGCAAGAATTCAGCGGTAAAATTTGATTTTGGCGGCTTTGCCAAAGGCTACGGTATTGATCGCGTGATTGAGGAATTAAGAAAGATTGGCGTCAACGATGTCATCGTCAATGCCGGCGGTGATTTGCGTGCCATTGGTTCCAAAGGCGGTAAGCCCTGGAATATCGGCATACGACATCCGCGCAATAAGGGTATTGTTGCCAGTATTGCGATTCAAGGCGACGAAAGTGTGTTTACATCTGGCGATTACGAACGCTTTTTTGAGCAAGAAGGCAAGCGTTATCACCACATACTGAATCCCTTTACCGGCATGCCAGCGACGGATTTTCAATCGGTAACGGTGGTTAATATGAATGCTGCGGTTGCAGACGCTGCGGCGACAGCGCTGTTTGTCGCAGGCATTGAACACTGGCAGCGTATTGCCAAAAACATGGGTGTCGAACAGGCGATGCTAATTGATCAACAGGGCAAGGTAATTATCACCCGGGCCTTGCGTAAACGCGTCCAGTTTTACGATGTCGCGGATGAAAACATACAGGTAATAAACGACGAGTGA